A part of Gossypium hirsutum isolate 1008001.06 chromosome A07, Gossypium_hirsutum_v2.1, whole genome shotgun sequence genomic DNA contains:
- the LOC107900481 gene encoding uncharacterized protein, giving the protein MERSTTSWLRTLGIQLSLCFALYIVLNLGQPQKLVYNDNGSPFDLYFISVRGGFRSLQEQTHLLKLMGYVAKAYDLKFVVNISELGEDDPLMQNVTRLSPLLNVPWYTTGGSKHDGFGCFLHQVKLPHGRMLDILSLNTASLQDTVVVESPSGKRGNLSNWLTRTLKATTSDWRMVVGFHPLVACKENEEEFTAKLINEPLHHIFVKFGVNVYLSQQGCCSYALQDNVAYIGNPGLIKENSRLGSGNGRYRIGTEMTNGFLLHRLGSLEMVTYFVTSAGEIVKKIVVQQRGRQVM; this is encoded by the exons atggagagatcaaCAACATCGTGGCTTCGTACTTTGGGTATTCAGCTATCGCTTTGCTTTGCTCTCTACATTGTTCTCAACTTGGGTCAGCCTCAAAAGTTGGTTTACAACGATAATGGTAGCCCCTTTGACCTGTACTTTATCAGTGTTAGAGGTGGCTTTAGATCACTTCAAGAACAGACCCATCTTCTCAAACTG ATGGGGTATGTGGCCAAAGCTTATGATTTGAAGTTTGTGGTGAATATTAGCGAGCTTGGTGAGGACGATCCACTCATGCAGAAC GTGACCAGGCTCTCTCCCTTATTGAATGTCCCCTG GTATACCACTGGAGGTTCTAAACATGATGGATTCGGTTGCTTTCTCCATCAGGTCAAACTACCCCATGGGAGAATGTTAGATATTCTCAGTTTGAATACTGCTTCATTGCAG GACACTGTGGTTGTGGAATCACCGAGTGGCAAGAGGGGCAATTTGTCAAATTGGCTGACAAGGACATTAAAAGCAACCACAAGTGACTG GCGCATGGTAGTTGGGTTCCACCCATTGGTTGCATGTAAAGAGAATGAGGAAGAATTTACTGCAAAACTGATTAATGAGCCTCTACACCATATATTCGTGAAGTTCGGAGTG AATGTTTACCTAAGCCAGCAAGGTTGCTGTAGCTATGCCCTTCAAGATAATGTTGCTTATATAGGTAACCCAGGTTTGATTAAAGAGAACTCCCGTTTGGGTTCTGGCAATGGAAGATACCGAATTGGAAC AGAAATGACTAATGGGTTTCTTCTCCATAGACTCGGCTCACTGGAGATG GTGACCTACTTTGTTACCTCAGCAGGGGAGATCGTCAAAAAAATTGTAGTTCAACAAAGGGGCAGACAGGTCAtgtaa
- the LOC107900483 gene encoding temperature-induced lipocalin-1, whose product MEVVKNLDIQRYMGKWYEIASFPSFFQPKKGENTSAFYTLKEDGTVHVLNETFVNGKKDSIEGTAYKADPKSDEAKLKVKFYVPPFLPIIPVTGDYWVLYIDEDYQYVLVGGPTKKYLWILCRQKHMDEEIYNMLEQKAKDLGYDVSKLHKTPQSDSTPEGEHVPQEKGFWWIKSLFGK is encoded by the exons ATGGAAGTGGTGAAGAACTTGGACATCCAAAGATACATGGGAAAGTGGTACGAGATAGCTTCCTTCCCATCTTTCTTTCAACCTAAGAAGGGGGAGAACACCAGCGCTTTTTACACTCTGAAGGAAGATGGGACGGTGCATGTGCTTAATGAGACTTTTGTTAATGGCAAGAAAGATTCCATAGAAGGCACCGCCTACAAGGCTGATCCCAAGAGTGACGAAGCCAAGCTCAAAGTCAAATTCTACGTTCCTCCTTTCTTGCCTATCATTCCTGTTACTGGGGATTACTGGGTTTTATACATTGATGAGGATTATCAATATGTTCTTGTTGGTGGTCCTACCAAGAAGTACCTTTGG ATATTATGCAGGCAGAAACATATGGATGAAGAAATCTACAACATGTTGGAGCAGAAGGCTAAAGACTTGGGGTATGATGTGAGCAAACTGCATAAGACACCACAAAGTGATTCTACACCAGAAGGAGAGCATGTCCCCCAAGAGAAAGGGTTCTGGTGGATAAAATCCCTGTTCGGGAAGTAG
- the LOC107900482 gene encoding VAMP-like protein YKT61 has protein sequence MKITALLMLKCMPEGADPIILANACDVSHFGFFQRSSVREFIVFVSRTVAKRTPPGQRQSVQHEEYKVHSYNRNGLCAIGFMDDHYPVRSAFSLLNQVIDEYQKNFGESWRTAQADSTEPWPYLDNALTKYQDPAEADKLLKIQRELDETKIILHQTIDSVLARGEKLDSLVEKSSDLSAASQMFYSQAKKTNQCCSIL, from the exons atgAAGATCACGGCGTTATTGATGTTGAAGTGCATGCCGGAAGGAGCCGATCCGATAATTCTAGCCAATGCTTGCGATGTGAGCCATTTCGGTTTCTTCCAAAGGTCAAGCGTTCGGGAGTTTATCGTCTTTGTTTCTCGAACCGTCGCCAAACGAACCCCTCCCGGTCAGCGCCAGTCCGTCCAGCACGAAG AGTACAAGGTACATTCTTACAACAGAAATGGACTTTGTGCAATTGGATTTATGGATGATCACTACCCTGTTCGAAGTGCTTTTTCGCTTCTCAACCAG GTGATAGATGAATATCAGAAAAACTTTGGGGAATCATGGAGAACTGCACAAGCTGATAGCACTGAACCTTGGCCCTATTTGGATAATGCTTTGACCAAATATCAG GACCCAGCAGAGGcagataaattattgaaaattcagAGGGAGTTGGATGAAACTAAAATCATCCTT CATCAAACTATTGATAGTGTGCTTGCACGAGGTGAGAAGCTGGACAGTTTAGTTGAGAAGAGTTCAGATCTGAGTGCGGCATCTCAG ATGTTCTACAGTCAGGCTAAGAAAACCAATCAATGTTGTAGTATACTGTAA